From a region of the Lactuca sativa cultivar Salinas chromosome 4, Lsat_Salinas_v11, whole genome shotgun sequence genome:
- the LOC111919961 gene encoding homeobox-leucine zipper protein MERISTEM L1, with protein sequence MFQPNMFESHHHILDMSHKAQENELDMLRDDDYESKSGTDIMEAHSGDEQDPNQRPNKKKRYHRHTQHQIQEMESFFKECPHPDDKQRKELGRRLTLEPLQVKFWFQNKRTQMKAQHERHENTQLRNENEKLRSENIRYKEALANATCPNCGGPAAIGEMSFDEQHLRIENARLREEIDRISGIAAKYVGKPMLSYPNMSPHGSTRSLDLGVSSFSPQQTMVGDMFGANDLLRSVSGPTEADKPIIIELAVAAMEELIRMAHAGEPLWVPSSDNSSETLSEDEYLRTFPRGIGPKPLGLKSEASRESAVVIMNHITLVEILMDVNQWSNVFSGIVSRAMTLEVLSTGVAGNYNGALQVMTAEYQVPSPLVPTRENYFVRYCKQHADGTWAVVDVSLDNLRTSSISRCRRRPSGCLIQELPNGYSKVTWVEHVEVDDRAVHSIYRLLVNSGLAFGAKRWVATLDRQCERLASAMANNIPAGDVGVITTPEGRKSMLKLAERMVLSFCSGVGASTAHTWTTLSGSGADDVRVMTRKSMDDPGRPPGIVLSAATSFWIPVQPKRVFDFLRDENSRSEWDILSNGGLVQEMAHIANGRDPGNSVSLLRVNSANSSQSNMLILQESSSDSTGSYVIYAPVDIVAMNVVLSGGDPDYVALLPSGFAILPDGPGQDQGGIPELGTGGSLLTVAFQILVDSVPTATLSLGSVATVNSLIKCTVERIKAAVASP encoded by the exons ATGTTTCAACCGAACATGTTTGAGAGTCATCATCATATTCTTGATATGAGTCATAAAGCCCAAGAAAATGAACTCGACATGTTAAGAGATGATGATTATGAGAGTAAATCGGGCACTGATATCATGGAAGCTCACTCCGGCGATGAACAAGATCCTAATCAACGACCCAACAAAAAGAAACGTTACCATCGTCACACTCAACATCAAATCCAAGAAATGGAATC GTTTTTCAAAGAATGCCCACATCCAGATGATAAGCAAAGAAAGGAACTTGGCAGAAGATTAACCTTGGAGCCTTTGCAAGTCAAGTTTTGGTTCCAAAATAAACGCACTCAAATGAAG GCTCAACACGAACGACATGAGAACACACAGTTGAGGAATGAAAATGAAAAGCTACGATCTGAAAACATACGTTACAAAGAAGCCCTTGCGAATGCTACTTGTCCAAACTGTGGAGGTCCTGCTGCTATCGGAGAGATGTCTTTTGACGAACAACATTTGAGGATAGAAAATGCTCGGCTACGTGAAGAG ATTGATAGGATATCGGGAATAGCTGCAAAATATGTTGGAAAACCAATGTTGAGTTACCCAAATATGTCGCCTCATGGTTCAACTCGCTCACTTGACCTTGGGGTGTCTAGCTTTAGCCCACAACAGACTATGGTTGGAGATATGTTTGGTGCGAATGACCTTCTTCGGTCAGTTTCAGGCCCAACTGAAGCTGACAAACCAATCATAATCGAATTAGCAGTTGCAGCGATGGAGGAGCTAATAAGAATGGCTCATGCTGGTGAACCATTGTGGGTTCCAAGCTCGGATAACTCATCCGAGACTTTGAGTGAAGACGAGTACTTGAGGACATTTCCCCGAGGGATTGGTCCGAAACCATTGGGATTGAAGTCCGAGGCTTCAAGGGAATCTGCGGTTGTCATCATGAATCATATCACTCTTGTTGAAATTCTAATGGATGTG aatcaGTGGTCGAATGTTTTTTCTGGCATCGTTTCAAGAGCAATGACCCTGGAAGTGCTGTCAACTGGAGTTGCTGGCAATTACAATGGAGCTCTCCAAGTG ATGACAGCGGAGTAtcaggttccttcaccacttgttCCAACCCGAGAAAACTACTTTGTAAGATACTGCAAACAACACGCCGATGGTACTTGGGCTGTAGTCGATGTATCTTTAGACAACTTGCGGACTTCATCAATTTCAAGATGTAGAAGAAGGCCTTCTGGTTGCTTGATTCAAGAACTTCCCAATGGGTACTCAAAG GTCACTTGGGTGGAACATGTTGAAGTCGATGACAGAGCTGTTCACAGTATCTATAGGTTACTTGTTAACTCCGGCCTTGCATTTGGTGCAAAACGATGGGTAGCAACTTTGGATAGGCAATGTGAGCGTCTTGCTAGCGCAATGGCTAACAACATTCCTGCAGGAGATGTGGGAG TGATAACCACTCCAGAAGGGAGAAAGAGCATGCTGAAGCTGGCTGAGAGAATGGTTTTGAGCTTTTGCAGCGGTGTTGGAGCTTCAACTGCACACACATGGACAACTCTGTCAGGTAGTGGGGCTGATGATGTCCGGGTTATGACCCGGAAAAGTATGGACGACCCGGGTAGACCTCCAGGTATTGTGCTAAGTGCTGCAACTTCCTTCTGGATACCCGTTCAACCAAAACGGGTTTTTGATTTTCTAAGGGATGAGAACTCTAGGAGCGAG TGGGACATTCTTTCGAATGGTGGATTAGTTCAAGAAATGGCACACATTGCAAATGGTCGTGATCCAGGAAACTCTGTTTCCCTTCTTCGTGTTAAT AGTGCAAATTCAAGCCAAAGCAACATGCTCATATTACAAGAGAGTTCAAGTGATTCTACTGGATCTTATGTTATATATGCTCCAGTAGATATTGTAGCCATGAATGTGGTGTTAAGTGGGGGTGATCCAGATTACGTAGCTTTGTTACCATCGGGTTTTGCTATACTTCCTGATGGACCTGGACAAGATCAAGGAGGAATTCCTGAGTTAGGTACTGGTGGATCGTTACTAACGGTGGCATTTCAGATTTTGGTAGATTCGGTTCCTACAGCGACATTATCACTTGGATCGGTGGCAACAGTTAATAGTCTTATCAAATGCACAGTCGAAAGGATCAAAGCTGCAGTAGCTTCTCCATGA